Proteins encoded within one genomic window of Streptomyces sp. NBC_00523:
- a CDS encoding beta-N-acetylglucosaminidase domain-containing protein has translation MRLSGRTRATAVAVAVLGGLLATGAPAALAAPPDPASRSAADRSRAADSALPAVWPRPQSMAAAGPAVALGREVTLIADPAADPYAVKALRAVLADAGVRTVHEALPGAGPVLRLGGDGAADALRGLGAPDRADLPAGGYRLAAGRVAKRDTVAVEGVGEDGLFHAVQTLRRLVRGGKVAGVTVRDWPATAVRGLTEGFYGQPWSQEDRLAQLGFLGRTKQNRYLYAAGDDPYRQARWRDPYPAARKADFRALAERAGAEHVTLGWAVAPGQAMCLSSDRDLKALNRKIDAMWDLGVRVFQVQFQDVSYSEWHCAADADTFGSGPAAAARAQARVVNGVARHLAQRHPDALPLSVMPTEYYQDGTTAYRTALARELADGVEVAWTGVGVVPRTITGGELAGARAAFRHPLVTMDNYPVNDYAQDRIFLGPYTGRDPAVASGSAALLANAMEQPAASRIPLFTAADFAWNPRGYDSAKSWEAAIDDLAGGDGRSGGALRALAGNSAGSVLGSTESAYLRPLIAAFREAYADGDGRALDAAADRLRDAFGEMRAAPARLAGVAGGRLGAEVRPWSAQLSRYGHAGELAVDLLCAQARGDGAAAWRASLALDQVRKDIAAGGAKVGEGVLDPFLDGVREEARSWTGRDRPGGKVSKAPGSYTVRLDRARPLEAVTATTVPDDGAAVGATVQAHVPGEGWRALGPLSAGGWTQAAGEGVRADAVRISWPAATPLAAGAPPLIIPPLAGASVRAGTAPDVRSLVPWFGDEPAARLDLARGETDAVIGGGPQEVRARLSGRRPAEVRGRLTAKAPAGIEVRVPKRTTVPRGTRTEVPVEITVPEDTPAGEYEVPFTFGDERTTLTVRAYPRTAGPDLLRGATASSSGDETADFPAAAASDGDPETRWSSPAEDGSWWQAELPAPVRLGKLELRWQDAYASRYRVQVSSDGRTWRTAATVREGEGGRESVRMDAKDTRFVRVVGDERATKYGISLWSAAAYAVAEDG, from the coding sequence ATGCGGCTCAGTGGGAGGACGCGGGCGACGGCCGTCGCCGTGGCCGTGCTCGGCGGGCTGCTCGCCACCGGGGCCCCGGCCGCGCTCGCCGCTCCCCCGGACCCGGCGTCCAGGTCAGCGGCGGACCGGAGCCGTGCGGCGGACTCCGCGCTCCCCGCCGTGTGGCCGCGCCCGCAGAGCATGGCGGCGGCCGGGCCGGCCGTCGCCCTGGGCCGCGAGGTCACCCTGATCGCGGACCCGGCGGCCGATCCGTACGCCGTGAAGGCGCTGCGCGCGGTCCTGGCGGACGCCGGGGTGCGCACGGTCCACGAGGCGCTGCCGGGCGCCGGTCCGGTCCTGCGGCTGGGCGGCGACGGGGCGGCGGACGCGCTGCGCGGCCTGGGCGCCCCGGACCGCGCGGATCTCCCGGCGGGCGGTTACCGGCTGGCGGCCGGGCGGGTCGCGAAGCGGGACACGGTGGCGGTCGAGGGCGTCGGCGAGGACGGGCTGTTCCACGCGGTGCAGACGCTGCGCCGGCTGGTCCGGGGCGGGAAGGTCGCCGGGGTCACCGTCCGGGACTGGCCGGCCACCGCCGTACGCGGACTGACCGAGGGGTTCTACGGGCAGCCGTGGAGCCAGGAGGACCGGCTCGCGCAGCTCGGCTTCCTGGGACGCACCAAGCAGAACCGCTATCTGTACGCGGCGGGCGACGACCCGTACCGCCAGGCCCGCTGGCGCGACCCGTACCCGGCGGCGCGCAAGGCGGACTTCCGGGCGCTGGCGGAGCGGGCCGGAGCCGAGCACGTGACGCTCGGCTGGGCGGTGGCGCCGGGTCAGGCCATGTGCCTGTCGTCGGACCGCGACCTCAAGGCGCTGAACCGCAAGATCGACGCGATGTGGGACCTGGGGGTGCGGGTCTTCCAGGTGCAGTTCCAGGACGTCAGCTACAGCGAGTGGCACTGCGCCGCCGACGCGGACACCTTCGGCAGCGGCCCCGCGGCGGCGGCCCGCGCGCAGGCCCGCGTCGTGAACGGCGTGGCCCGGCACCTGGCCCAGCGCCACCCGGACGCCCTGCCGCTGTCGGTGATGCCGACCGAGTACTACCAGGACGGCACGACGGCGTACCGCACGGCGCTGGCCCGGGAGCTGGCGGACGGGGTCGAGGTCGCCTGGACGGGCGTCGGCGTCGTGCCGAGGACCATCACCGGCGGGGAACTGGCCGGGGCGCGCGCCGCGTTCCGGCACCCGCTGGTGACCATGGACAACTACCCGGTCAACGACTACGCGCAGGACCGGATCTTCCTCGGCCCGTACACCGGCCGGGACCCGGCGGTGGCGTCCGGTTCGGCGGCGCTGCTGGCCAACGCGATGGAGCAGCCCGCCGCCTCCCGCATCCCGCTCTTCACGGCCGCCGACTTCGCGTGGAACCCGAGGGGCTACGACTCCGCGAAGTCCTGGGAGGCCGCGATCGACGACCTCGCGGGCGGCGACGGCCGGAGCGGCGGTGCGCTGCGGGCGCTCGCGGGCAACAGCGCGGGCTCCGTGCTCGGCTCCACCGAGTCCGCGTATCTGCGGCCGCTGATCGCCGCGTTCCGCGAGGCGTACGCGGACGGCGACGGCAGGGCGCTCGACGCGGCGGCGGACCGGCTGCGGGACGCGTTCGGCGAGATGCGGGCGGCCCCGGCGCGGCTCGCGGGCGTCGCCGGGGGCCGGCTCGGGGCCGAGGTCCGCCCGTGGAGCGCGCAGCTGTCCCGCTACGGCCACGCGGGCGAGCTGGCCGTGGACCTGCTGTGCGCTCAGGCCCGGGGCGACGGGGCCGCCGCCTGGCGGGCGTCCCTGGCGCTGGACCAGGTCCGGAAGGACATCGCGGCAGGCGGCGCGAAGGTCGGCGAGGGCGTGCTCGACCCGTTCCTCGACGGGGTCCGCGAGGAGGCCCGCTCCTGGACCGGCAGGGACCGGCCGGGCGGCAAGGTGTCGAAGGCGCCGGGCAGCTATACGGTGCGGCTCGACCGGGCCCGCCCGCTGGAGGCGGTCACCGCGACGACCGTGCCGGACGACGGGGCGGCGGTGGGCGCGACGGTCCAGGCGCATGTGCCCGGCGAGGGGTGGCGCGCGCTCGGCCCGCTGTCGGCGGGCGGGTGGACCCAGGCGGCGGGCGAGGGGGTGCGGGCCGACGCGGTCCGGATCAGCTGGCCGGCCGCGACCCCGCTGGCGGCCGGGGCCCCGCCCCTGATCATCCCGCCGCTGGCCGGGGCGTCCGTCCGCGCGGGGACCGCCCCGGATGTGCGCTCCCTGGTGCCCTGGTTCGGCGACGAGCCGGCCGCCCGGCTGGACCTGGCGCGCGGCGAGACGGACGCGGTCATCGGCGGCGGGCCGCAGGAGGTCCGGGCCCGGCTGTCCGGCCGCCGCCCGGCCGAGGTGCGCGGCCGGCTGACCGCGAAGGCCCCCGCGGGCATCGAGGTCCGGGTGCCGAAGCGTACGACCGTGCCGCGCGGGACGCGGACCGAGGTCCCGGTGGAGATCACGGTCCCCGAGGACACCCCGGCCGGCGAGTACGAGGTGCCGTTCACCTTCGGGGACGAGCGGACCACGCTGACCGTGCGGGCCTACCCGCGCACCGCCGGGCCCGACCTGCTGCGCGGGGCCACCGCCTCCTCGTCGGGCGACGAGACCGCCGACTTCCCGGCGGCCGCCGCGTCCGACGGCGATCCGGAGACCCGATGGTCCTCCCCGGCGGAGGACGGGTCGTGGTGGCAGGCGGAACTGCCCGCCCCGGTCCGCCTCGGCAAGCTGGAGCTGCGCTGGCAGGACGCGTACGCCTCGCGCTACCGCGTCCAGGTCTCCTCGGACGGCCGCACCTGGCGCACCGCCGCGACCGTCCGCGAGGGCGAGGGCGGCCGCGAGTCGGTGCGGATGGACGCGAAGGACACCCGGTTCGTGCGCGTGGTGGGCGACGAGCGGGCCACGAAGTACGGGATCTCGCTCTGGTCGGCCGCGGCGTACGCGGTGGCGGAGGACGGCTGA
- a CDS encoding HNH endonuclease, with translation MPHVLVLNASYEPLGVVPLRRALVLVLENKAICLEESGALMHSETRVVPAPSVVRLKRFVRVPYRGPVPLTRRALFARDGGRCMYCGAAATSVDHVIPRSRGGQHAWDNVVAACRRCNHVKADRHLPELGWRLHQQPAPPTGLAWRIIGTGHRDPRWLPYLQPFGADDAMARIDGISA, from the coding sequence GTGCCGCATGTCCTGGTTCTCAACGCGTCGTACGAGCCGCTCGGCGTCGTACCGCTCCGCCGCGCACTCGTCCTCGTCCTCGAGAACAAGGCCATCTGTCTTGAGGAGTCCGGCGCCCTCATGCACAGCGAAACCCGGGTCGTCCCGGCCCCCAGCGTCGTCCGGCTCAAGCGGTTCGTCCGCGTCCCCTACCGGGGTCCGGTGCCGCTGACCCGGCGGGCCCTGTTCGCCAGGGACGGCGGGCGCTGCATGTACTGCGGGGCCGCCGCGACCAGCGTCGACCACGTCATCCCGCGCAGCCGTGGCGGCCAACACGCCTGGGACAACGTGGTGGCGGCCTGCCGCCGCTGCAACCACGTCAAGGCCGACCGCCATCTGCCCGAGCTCGGCTGGCGGCTGCACCAGCAGCCCGCCCCGCCGACCGGACTGGCCTGGCGGATCATCGGCACGGGGCACCGCGACCCGCGCTGGCTGCCCTATCTGCAACCGTTCGGCGCGGACGACGCGATGGCCCGGATCGACGGCATCTCAGCCTGA
- a CDS encoding mechanosensitive ion channel family protein → MSLSALLAAAPSPEPGGSLDEAAKQAGDAAGWVEENWSTWLNTGLRIVLIAAVAIVLRHLVRRALSKFIERMNRSAQAVQGTALGSLLVNAERRRQRSEAIGSVLRSVASFLILGTAALMILGAFQINLAPLLASAGVAGVALGFGARNLVTDFLSGVFMILEDQYGVGDQIDAGVASGEVIEVGLRVTKLRGENGAIWYVRNGEVKRIGNLSQGWSTAGVDVQVRPTEDLEKIRAVITEAAQEMAKEDPWTERLWGPVEILGLDTVLLDSMTVRVSAKTMPGEAAGVERELRWRIKVALDTAGISMVTGTPEEAAEGADPTAGMAAPSAYASATSPQSLATTPIPPSTTK, encoded by the coding sequence GTGTCCCTGTCCGCCCTGTTGGCCGCAGCCCCGTCACCCGAGCCGGGCGGCTCGCTGGACGAAGCCGCGAAGCAGGCGGGAGACGCCGCGGGCTGGGTGGAGGAGAACTGGTCCACCTGGCTGAACACGGGGCTGCGGATCGTCCTCATCGCGGCCGTCGCGATCGTTCTGCGCCATCTGGTCCGCCGCGCCCTGAGCAAGTTCATCGAACGGATGAACCGCAGCGCGCAGGCCGTCCAGGGCACCGCGCTGGGCAGTCTCCTGGTCAACGCGGAGCGCCGCCGCCAGCGGTCGGAGGCGATCGGCTCGGTGCTCCGTTCGGTCGCCTCGTTCCTGATTCTGGGCACCGCGGCGCTGATGATCCTGGGCGCGTTCCAGATCAATCTGGCCCCGTTGCTCGCCTCCGCCGGGGTCGCCGGCGTCGCGCTCGGCTTCGGCGCCCGCAACCTGGTCACCGACTTCCTGTCCGGGGTCTTCATGATCCTGGAGGACCAGTACGGGGTCGGCGACCAGATCGACGCGGGCGTCGCCTCCGGCGAGGTCATCGAGGTGGGCCTGCGCGTCACCAAGCTGCGCGGTGAGAACGGCGCGATCTGGTACGTCCGCAACGGCGAGGTCAAGCGGATCGGCAACCTCAGCCAGGGCTGGTCCACGGCGGGCGTCGACGTCCAGGTCCGCCCGACGGAGGACCTGGAGAAGATCCGCGCGGTGATCACCGAGGCCGCCCAGGAGATGGCCAAGGAGGATCCCTGGACCGAGCGGCTGTGGGGCCCGGTGGAGATCCTGGGCCTGGACACGGTGCTGCTGGACTCGATGACGGTCCGGGTGAGCGCGAAGACCATGCCGGGCGAGGCGGCCGGTGTGGAGCGCGAGCTGCGCTGGCGCATCAAGGTGGCCCTGGACACGGCGGGCATCAGCATGGTGACCGGCACCCCGGAGGAGGCCGCGGAGGGCGCCGACCCCACGGCCGGGATGGCCGCCCCGTCCGCGTACGCCTCGGCGACCTCCCCGCAGTCGCTCGCCACGACCCCGATCCCGCCGAGCACCACGAAGTAG
- a CDS encoding ROK family transcriptional regulator has product MAGNTPGTPSVLRAMNDRAALDLLLEHGPLSRTRIGKLTGLSKPTASQLLARLEAAGLVVATGTAAGRPGPNAQLYAVNASAAHVAGLDVNAHRIVAAVADVTGETVGEFELRTPGRRADSVVREVTEALDGAVAAAGLTRAAVHRVVIGTPGAFDPNTGRLRYASHLPGWHSTTLLDELAAVLPMPVEYENDVNLVAVAEQRSGAARGHDDFVLLWNEEGLGAALVINGRLHRGFTGGAGEVGFLPVPGAPLVRQVTKANAGGFQELAGAQVLARLARELGIEDAPGSGTHHEVGAELVGRAAEAAERGEAGPYTALLDRFATGLATGLASLVAVLDPEIVVLSGELFARGGEQLRARVAAELAELAASRPRLLAGDVTRRPVLRGALESALATTRDEVFDTSR; this is encoded by the coding sequence ATGGCCGGAAACACGCCGGGCACACCCAGCGTCCTGCGCGCCATGAACGACCGTGCCGCTCTGGATCTGCTCCTGGAGCACGGTCCCCTGTCGCGGACCCGGATCGGGAAGCTCACCGGGCTCTCCAAGCCCACCGCCTCCCAGCTGCTGGCCCGCCTCGAAGCCGCCGGGCTCGTCGTCGCCACCGGCACCGCCGCCGGGCGCCCCGGCCCCAACGCCCAGCTGTACGCGGTCAACGCCTCGGCCGCCCATGTCGCCGGGCTCGATGTGAACGCCCACCGGATCGTCGCCGCCGTCGCCGATGTGACCGGCGAGACGGTCGGGGAGTTCGAGCTGCGGACCCCCGGGCGGCGCGCCGACAGCGTGGTGCGCGAGGTGACCGAGGCGCTGGACGGCGCGGTCGCGGCCGCCGGGCTGACCCGGGCCGCCGTGCACCGGGTGGTCATCGGCACCCCGGGCGCCTTCGACCCGAACACGGGCCGGCTGCGGTACGCCTCGCACCTGCCGGGCTGGCACTCCACCACGCTGCTCGACGAGCTGGCGGCGGTGCTGCCGATGCCCGTCGAGTACGAGAACGACGTCAACCTCGTCGCGGTGGCCGAGCAGCGGAGCGGGGCGGCCCGGGGCCACGACGACTTCGTGCTCCTGTGGAACGAGGAGGGCCTGGGCGCCGCCCTCGTCATCAACGGCCGGCTGCACCGGGGCTTCACCGGGGGCGCCGGCGAGGTCGGCTTCCTGCCGGTGCCGGGGGCGCCGCTGGTCCGCCAGGTCACCAAGGCCAACGCGGGCGGCTTCCAGGAGCTGGCGGGCGCCCAGGTGCTGGCGCGGCTGGCCCGGGAGCTGGGCATCGAGGACGCGCCGGGCTCCGGCACCCATCACGAGGTCGGCGCCGAGCTGGTGGGCCGGGCCGCCGAGGCCGCGGAGCGGGGCGAGGCGGGGCCGTACACCGCGCTGCTCGACCGGTTCGCCACCGGCCTCGCGACCGGCCTGGCCTCCCTGGTCGCCGTCCTCGACCCCGAGATCGTCGTGCTCTCCGGCGAGCTGTTCGCGCGCGGCGGGGAGCAGCTGCGCGCCCGGGTCGCGGCCGAGCTGGCCGAGCTCGCCGCGTCCAGGCCCCGGCTGCTCGCCGGGGACGTCACCCGACGGCCCGTTCTGCGCGGCGCGCTGGAGAGCGCGCTGGCCACCACCCGCGACGAAGTGTTCGACACCTCACGCTGA
- a CDS encoding ABC transporter substrate-binding protein, with protein sequence MSGNRRKPAVALAATAAIALFASACTGQSSSGANDDASKETTITFWHGWSAPGEVKGIEATIAAFEKAHPNIHVKVVGNMTDDKINQALRAGGSKAPDVVSSFTTNNVGKFCSSKAFVDLNPFLKKDGIDPESTFPKAMNEYTQYDGVRCTVPLLGDAYGLYYNKDAFKKAGIANPPKTWSEFAADAKKLTKTKGDSYEQLGFMPNYHGYESTTEHYLGAWNPTYFDADGKSNIAKDPAFAALLTNQKKLVDSLGGYAKLEKFRTGFGDEWGAKHPFHTGQVAMQLDGEWRLGMAEDTKPGFEIGVAPMPVADDEADTYGKGYLTGTIAGIAATSSKQNAAWELVKFMTTDTDAVVNFANAIHNVPSTLEALKSPKLKYDPRFKVFLDIAANPKSTTTPPSVNGGAYLTSLQNLGFDVEKGKQKDVRAGLEKTAKEIDAAIAQAK encoded by the coding sequence ATGTCCGGAAACCGCCGGAAGCCGGCCGTCGCGCTCGCCGCGACCGCCGCGATAGCCCTGTTCGCCTCCGCCTGTACCGGGCAGAGCAGCTCCGGGGCCAACGATGACGCGTCCAAGGAGACGACCATCACGTTCTGGCACGGCTGGAGCGCGCCGGGCGAGGTGAAGGGCATCGAGGCCACGATCGCCGCCTTCGAGAAGGCCCACCCCAACATCCACGTGAAGGTCGTCGGCAACATGACCGACGACAAGATCAACCAGGCGCTGCGCGCCGGCGGGTCGAAGGCGCCGGACGTGGTCTCCTCGTTCACCACGAACAACGTGGGCAAGTTCTGCTCCTCGAAGGCGTTCGTGGACCTCAACCCGTTCCTGAAGAAGGACGGCATCGACCCCGAGTCCACCTTCCCGAAGGCGATGAACGAGTACACCCAGTACGACGGGGTGCGCTGCACGGTCCCGCTGCTGGGTGACGCGTACGGGCTCTACTACAACAAGGACGCGTTCAAGAAGGCCGGGATCGCGAACCCGCCGAAGACCTGGTCCGAGTTCGCGGCCGACGCCAAGAAGCTGACGAAGACCAAGGGCGACTCGTACGAGCAGCTGGGCTTCATGCCGAACTACCACGGCTACGAGTCGACCACCGAGCACTACCTCGGCGCCTGGAACCCCACCTACTTCGACGCGGACGGCAAGTCCAACATCGCGAAGGACCCGGCGTTCGCCGCGCTGCTCACCAACCAGAAGAAGCTGGTCGACTCGCTCGGCGGCTACGCGAAACTGGAGAAGTTCCGTACCGGCTTCGGAGACGAGTGGGGCGCCAAGCACCCGTTCCACACCGGCCAGGTCGCCATGCAGCTGGACGGCGAGTGGCGGCTCGGCATGGCCGAGGACACCAAGCCGGGCTTCGAGATCGGGGTGGCCCCGATGCCCGTCGCGGACGACGAGGCCGACACGTACGGCAAGGGCTATCTGACCGGCACCATCGCGGGCATCGCCGCCACGTCCAGCAAGCAGAACGCGGCCTGGGAATTGGTCAAGTTCATGACGACCGACACCGACGCGGTGGTGAACTTCGCCAACGCCATCCACAACGTGCCCTCCACGCTGGAGGCGCTGAAGTCGCCGAAGCTGAAGTACGACCCGCGCTTCAAGGTCTTCCTGGACATCGCGGCCAACCCGAAGTCGACCACCACCCCGCCCTCGGTGAACGGCGGCGCGTACCTGACCTCCCTGCAGAACCTCGGCTTCGACGTCGAGAAGGGCAAGCAGAAGGACGTCCGGGCGGGGCTGGAGAAGACCGCGAAGGAAATCGACGCGGCGATCGCCCAGGCGAAGTAG
- a CDS encoding carbohydrate ABC transporter permease, with the protein MSTYTLRSKRRRSALRTAAFMSPWLIGFCVFFAYPLISTVYFSFTSYDGFSAPEFSGFKNWSYVFTDYPLFWPALRNTLWLVIVMVACRVVFGLGVGMLITKIKTGAGVFRTLFYLPYLAPPVAATLGFVFLLNPGTGPVNSILGDLGMGTPGWFTDATWSKPALTALAVWGVGDLMVIFMAALLDVPKEQYEAAELDGATAYHRFRYVTLPNISPIIMFAVVTGIIQTMQYYTQPLVAGKVASGVMGGSGQQFEPGYPDKSTLTLPQLVYNLGFQRFDYGSACVVALVLFVLAMAFTALLMRRRSGLIQAGE; encoded by the coding sequence ATGAGCACGTACACACTCCGTTCGAAGCGCCGCAGGTCGGCGCTTCGGACGGCGGCCTTCATGTCGCCCTGGCTGATCGGGTTCTGCGTCTTCTTCGCCTACCCGCTGATCTCCACGGTCTACTTCTCCTTCACCAGCTACGACGGCTTCTCCGCCCCCGAGTTCAGCGGCTTCAAGAACTGGTCGTACGTCTTCACCGACTACCCGCTGTTCTGGCCGGCGCTGCGCAACACCCTGTGGCTGGTCATCGTCATGGTGGCCTGCCGGGTGGTCTTCGGACTCGGTGTCGGGATGCTGATCACCAAGATCAAGACGGGGGCGGGCGTCTTCCGGACGCTGTTCTACCTGCCCTATCTGGCGCCGCCGGTCGCCGCCACGCTGGGCTTCGTCTTCCTGCTCAACCCCGGCACCGGACCGGTCAACTCAATCCTCGGCGACCTGGGGATGGGCACGCCCGGCTGGTTCACCGACGCCACCTGGTCCAAGCCCGCGCTGACCGCGCTCGCGGTGTGGGGGGTGGGCGACCTGATGGTGATCTTCATGGCCGCGCTGCTCGACGTACCGAAGGAGCAGTACGAGGCGGCGGAGCTGGACGGGGCGACCGCGTACCACCGGTTCCGGTACGTCACGCTGCCGAACATCTCGCCGATCATCATGTTCGCCGTGGTCACCGGCATCATCCAGACGATGCAGTACTACACCCAGCCGCTGGTGGCCGGGAAGGTCGCGTCCGGGGTCATGGGCGGTTCGGGCCAGCAGTTCGAACCCGGCTATCCCGACAAGTCGACACTGACGCTTCCGCAGCTGGTCTACAACCTCGGCTTCCAGCGCTTCGACTACGGCTCCGCCTGTGTGGTCGCGCTCGTTCTCTTCGTCCTCGCCATGGCGTTCACCGCACTGCTGATGCGGCGCCGCAGCGGACTGATCCAGGCAGGTGAGTGA
- a CDS encoding carbohydrate ABC transporter permease, with amino-acid sequence MAQVLDHPKAAGPVSDPVTPAQRVARRKALLNWIAVHALGVAAALFFVLPFVFLVLTSLMSDQQTLTRDLWPHPFEWANYKRVFDTPGFLTWWRNTLLYAGAGTVLTVVSSLPVAYALAKFRFRGRHLSLMLVISMMMLPPQVVVIPMYLFWAKQLDLSGTLWPLIIPMAFGDAFSIFLLRQFLLTIPDEYLDAAKVDGCGELRALLRVVVPMAKPGIAAVALFQFFYAWNDYFGPQIYASENPGAWTLSYGLESFKGAHHTDWNLTMAATVLVMAPVIVVFFFAQKAFVEGVTLTGVKG; translated from the coding sequence ATGGCGCAGGTTCTCGACCACCCGAAGGCCGCCGGACCGGTGAGTGACCCCGTCACCCCGGCCCAGCGCGTCGCGCGCCGCAAGGCGCTGCTGAACTGGATCGCCGTGCACGCGCTCGGCGTGGCGGCGGCGCTCTTCTTCGTGCTGCCGTTCGTCTTCCTCGTGCTCACCTCGCTGATGAGCGACCAGCAGACCCTCACCCGGGACCTGTGGCCGCACCCCTTCGAGTGGGCCAACTACAAGCGGGTGTTCGACACTCCGGGCTTCCTGACCTGGTGGCGGAACACCCTGCTGTACGCGGGAGCCGGCACCGTCCTCACGGTGGTGTCCTCGCTGCCCGTGGCGTACGCGCTCGCCAAGTTCCGCTTCCGCGGCCGGCATCTGTCGCTGATGCTCGTCATCTCGATGATGATGCTGCCGCCGCAGGTCGTGGTCATCCCGATGTACCTGTTCTGGGCCAAGCAGCTGGACCTGTCCGGCACGCTCTGGCCGCTGATCATCCCGATGGCCTTCGGCGACGCGTTCTCCATCTTCCTGCTGCGGCAGTTCCTGCTGACCATCCCCGACGAGTACCTCGACGCGGCGAAGGTCGACGGCTGCGGCGAACTGCGCGCCCTGCTGCGCGTGGTGGTGCCGATGGCCAAGCCGGGGATCGCCGCCGTCGCCCTCTTCCAGTTCTTCTACGCCTGGAACGACTACTTCGGCCCGCAGATCTACGCCTCCGAGAACCCGGGTGCCTGGACGCTGAGTTACGGACTGGAGTCCTTCAAGGGCGCACACCACACCGACTGGAACCTGACCATGGCCGCGACCGTTCTGGTCATGGCCCCTGTGATCGTCGTCTTCTTCTTCGCACAGAAGGCTTTTGTCGAGGGCGTCACACTGACCGGAGTAAAGGGCTGA
- a CDS encoding 6-phospho-beta-glucosidase, which produces MKLAVVGGGSTYTPELIDGFARLRDTLPVEELVLVDPAADRLDLVGGLARRIFAKQGHPGRIVTTSDVDAGVAGADAVLLQLRVGGQAARNQDETWPLECGCIGQETTGAGGLAKALRTVPVVLDIAERVRRTNPDAWIIDFTNPVGIVTRALLQAGHKAVGLCNVAIGFQRKFARLLDVAPGEVHLDHVGLNHLTWETGVRLGGPQGEDVLPRLIAEHGDAIADDLHMPRAIVDRLGVVPSYYLRYFYAHDEVVRELGTKPSRAAEVAAMEKELLAMYGDPALDEKPALLAKRGGAFYSEAAVDLAAALLGGGGSAHQVVNTYNNGTLPFLPDDAVIEVQAKVDGSGATPLAVPALDPLYAGLIANVTAYEDLALEAALHGGRDRVFKALLAHPLIGQFAYAEALTDKLIAHNREHLAWA; this is translated from the coding sequence ATGAAGCTCGCTGTAGTGGGTGGCGGGTCCACCTACACCCCCGAACTGATCGACGGATTCGCCCGGCTGCGTGACACGCTGCCGGTCGAAGAGCTGGTCCTCGTCGACCCGGCCGCCGACCGGCTCGACCTCGTGGGCGGCCTCGCCCGGCGGATCTTCGCCAAACAGGGCCACCCGGGCCGCATCGTCACCACCTCGGACGTCGACGCGGGCGTCGCCGGAGCGGACGCCGTCCTGCTCCAGCTGCGCGTCGGCGGCCAGGCCGCCCGCAACCAGGACGAGACCTGGCCCCTGGAGTGCGGCTGCATCGGCCAGGAGACCACCGGGGCCGGCGGCCTCGCCAAGGCCCTGCGCACCGTCCCGGTCGTCCTGGACATCGCCGAACGGGTCCGGCGCACCAACCCGGACGCCTGGATCATCGACTTCACCAACCCGGTCGGCATCGTCACCCGCGCCCTCCTCCAGGCCGGGCACAAGGCGGTCGGCCTGTGCAACGTGGCCATCGGCTTCCAGCGCAAGTTCGCCCGGCTGCTCGACGTGGCCCCCGGCGAGGTGCACCTCGACCACGTCGGGCTGAACCACCTCACCTGGGAGACCGGGGTCCGCCTCGGCGGCCCGCAGGGCGAGGACGTGCTGCCCCGGCTGATCGCCGAGCACGGCGACGCCATCGCGGACGACCTGCACATGCCGCGCGCGATCGTGGACCGGCTCGGCGTCGTCCCCTCGTACTACCTGCGGTACTTCTACGCGCACGACGAGGTCGTCCGCGAGCTCGGCACCAAGCCCTCCCGGGCCGCCGAGGTCGCCGCCATGGAGAAGGAGCTCCTGGCGATGTACGGCGACCCGGCGCTCGACGAGAAGCCCGCGCTGCTCGCCAAGCGCGGCGGCGCCTTCTACTCGGAGGCGGCCGTGGACCTGGCGGCGGCCCTCCTGGGCGGCGGCGGCTCGGCGCACCAGGTGGTCAACACGTACAACAACGGCACCCTGCCGTTCCTCCCGGACGACGCGGTGATCGAGGTCCAGGCGAAGGTCGACGGCTCGGGCGCCACGCCGCTCGCCGTGCCCGCCCTGGACCCGCTGTACGCGGGGCTCATCGCCAACGTCACGGCGTACGAGGACCTCGCCCTGGAGGCCGCGCTGCACGGCGGCCGGGACCGGGTGTTCAAGGCGCTGCTCGCGCACCCCCTGATCGGCCAGTTCGCGTACGCCGAGGCGCTGACCGACAAGCTGATCGCGCACAACCGGGAGCACCTCGCGTGGGCGTGA